taGGCGCTGCTcttcatttataaatagaGCCGCAAAACAGATCCACTTCATGCCCACAATTTCCATCCCACATAGGAAATTGTGAAAGGAAACCCTAGCTTAAAAAAACAATGGAAAAGATAGGGAAAGTGGCGTCGGAGAATGGGGTGGTGATCTTCAGCAAGAGCACGTGCTGCTTGTGCTACGCGGTGCAGATCCTGTTCCGGGACCTCGGGGTGCAGGCGGTGGTGCACGAGATCGACCACGACCCGGACGGGAAGGAGATCGAGAAGGCGCTGACGCGGCTGGGATGCAACGGGCCCGTGCCGGCGGTGTACATCGGCGGCAAGCTCATGGGGTCCACCAACGAGGTGATGTCTCTCCACCTCAGCGGCTCCCTCCTCCAGCTCATCAGGCCTTATCAGCAGACCTTGTCCTCCCAT
The genomic region above belongs to Salvia hispanica cultivar TCC Black 2014 chromosome 3, UniMelb_Shisp_WGS_1.0, whole genome shotgun sequence and contains:
- the LOC125212798 gene encoding glutaredoxin-C13; this translates as MEKIGKVASENGVVIFSKSTCCLCYAVQILFRDLGVQAVVHEIDHDPDGKEIEKALTRLGCNGPVPAVYIGGKLMGSTNEVMSLHLSGSLLQLIRPYQQTLSSHD